One genomic segment of Deinococcus depolymerans includes these proteins:
- a CDS encoding long-chain-fatty-acid--CoA ligase encodes MTTAPAPTRYWPAGKPRSLTLPATGLMHSLHVTAERYPDKVALWHYGNEITYRELREQAERLAGHLASQGVGQGDRVAVWMQNSPAWVISAFAAWHLGAVVVPLAPMLQAREFGFFLQDAGIRVGVVGAELYERARQGGLAHAVVANIMRGTDPACGVPIPDGLDVEPELQGDDVTLETALKANPVPMANVTAADLCIMPYTSGTTGLPKGCMHTHSSVQANVFGAGVWVDSTVEDVFLAALPFFHVTGFINSLMGGVTSGARVVIMSRWDRDAARTLIREQGVTLWTNTPTMIIDLMASPNFDPADLGSLRSVTGGGASLPASVGQRLLDLTGIMFLEGYGLSETMAQSHSNPRGRQKLQCLGIPLFNVDSRIVDIETGQELPAGQTGEIVIRGPQVMQGYWNRPDATAEAFMEIDGQQFFRTGDLGYMDDEGYFFFADRLKRMVNVSGMKVWPAEVENLLHGHPAIQEACVISVPDERSGERARALVVLRPGMSATPAELEAWAREQMATYKVPRDWQFVDSLPRSPTGKVAWRQLQEAARAQMAS; translated from the coding sequence ATGACGACCGCTCCCGCTCCGACCCGCTACTGGCCCGCCGGTAAACCCCGTTCCCTGACGCTGCCTGCCACCGGCCTGATGCACAGCCTGCACGTGACCGCCGAACGCTACCCCGACAAGGTCGCCCTGTGGCACTACGGGAATGAGATCACGTACCGCGAACTGCGTGAGCAGGCCGAGCGGCTGGCCGGGCACCTCGCCTCGCAGGGCGTCGGGCAGGGTGACCGGGTGGCCGTGTGGATGCAGAACAGCCCCGCGTGGGTGATCAGCGCCTTTGCCGCGTGGCACCTGGGCGCGGTGGTGGTGCCGCTGGCGCCCATGCTGCAGGCCCGCGAGTTCGGGTTCTTCCTGCAGGACGCCGGGATTCGCGTGGGCGTGGTCGGCGCGGAACTGTACGAGCGGGCCAGGCAGGGCGGGCTGGCGCACGCGGTCGTGGCGAACATCATGCGCGGCACGGACCCCGCGTGCGGCGTTCCCATCCCCGACGGTCTGGACGTGGAACCCGAGCTGCAGGGCGACGACGTGACCCTGGAAACCGCGCTGAAGGCCAACCCCGTCCCGATGGCGAACGTGACGGCCGCGGACCTGTGCATCATGCCGTACACGTCCGGCACGACCGGGCTGCCCAAGGGCTGCATGCACACGCACAGCAGCGTGCAGGCCAACGTGTTCGGCGCGGGCGTGTGGGTGGACAGCACCGTCGAGGACGTGTTCCTGGCGGCCCTGCCGTTCTTCCACGTGACGGGGTTCATCAATTCGCTGATGGGCGGCGTGACCAGTGGCGCGCGCGTGGTGATCATGTCCCGCTGGGACCGGGACGCGGCCCGCACCCTGATCCGCGAGCAGGGCGTGACGCTCTGGACGAACACGCCCACCATGATCATCGACCTGATGGCCTCCCCGAACTTCGACCCGGCGGACCTGGGGTCGCTGCGCAGCGTCACGGGCGGCGGGGCCAGCCTGCCGGCGTCGGTCGGGCAGCGCCTGCTGGACCTGACGGGCATCATGTTCCTCGAGGGGTACGGCCTGTCCGAGACGATGGCGCAGTCGCACAGCAACCCCAGGGGCCGGCAGAAACTCCAGTGCCTGGGCATTCCGCTGTTCAACGTGGATTCCCGCATCGTGGACATCGAGACCGGGCAGGAACTCCCGGCCGGGCAGACGGGCGAGATCGTGATCCGGGGACCGCAGGTGATGCAGGGCTACTGGAACCGCCCCGACGCGACCGCCGAGGCGTTCATGGAGATCGACGGACAGCAGTTCTTCCGCACGGGCGACCTGGGGTACATGGACGACGAGGGGTACTTCTTCTTCGCGGACCGCCTCAAGCGCATGGTGAACGTGTCCGGCATGAAGGTCTGGCCGGCCGAGGTGGAGAACCTGCTGCACGGCCACCCGGCCATTCAGGAGGCCTGCGTGATCAGCGTGCCGGACGAACGCAGCGGCGAACGCGCCCGCGCGCTGGTCGTGCTGCGCCCCGGCATGAGCGCCACGCCCGCCGAACTGGAAGCCTGGGCGCGCGAGCAGATGGCCACGTACAAGGTCCCGCGCGACTGGCAGTTCGTGGACAGCCTGCCCCGCAGCCCCACCGGCAAGGTCGCGTGGCGGCAGTTGCAGGAGGCCGCGCGGGCCCAGATGGCCTCCTGA
- a CDS encoding aldo/keto reductase, with translation MTYQPNPQRYEALPYRRAGRSGLRLPAVSLGLWHNFGGVDRFENARAMVRTAFDAGITHFDLANNYGPPPGSAEETFGRLLRGDLAPFRDELIVSSKAGYTMWPGPYGDWGSRKYLLASCDASLRRLGLEYVDVFYHHRPDPDTPLAETMGALDQIVRSGRALYVGVSNYPAARLREAAAILRDLGTPFVLNQPSYSMFNRWLEPDGLIGALDDEGVGAVVFSPLAQGLLSTRYLNGIPGDSRAASATGFLKADAVTPERIAQVRALNDVAAARGQTLVQLALAWVLRWPQVTSALIGASRPEQITDAAGALNAPPLTEAELEAIEAILSGAPA, from the coding sequence ATGACCTACCAACCGAACCCGCAGCGTTACGAGGCCCTTCCCTACCGCCGCGCGGGCCGCAGTGGCCTGCGGCTGCCGGCCGTGTCGCTGGGCCTGTGGCATAACTTCGGCGGCGTGGACCGCTTCGAGAACGCCCGCGCGATGGTCCGCACGGCCTTCGACGCCGGGATCACGCACTTCGACCTGGCGAACAATTACGGGCCGCCGCCCGGCAGCGCCGAGGAGACCTTCGGGCGGCTGCTGCGCGGGGACCTCGCGCCGTTCCGGGACGAGCTGATCGTGTCCAGCAAGGCCGGGTACACCATGTGGCCCGGCCCGTACGGCGACTGGGGCAGCCGCAAGTACCTGCTGGCGTCCTGCGACGCGAGCCTCAGGCGGCTGGGTCTGGAGTACGTGGACGTGTTCTACCACCACCGGCCGGACCCGGACACGCCGCTGGCGGAGACGATGGGAGCGCTCGATCAGATCGTGCGGAGCGGGCGGGCGCTGTACGTGGGTGTCAGCAACTACCCGGCGGCGCGGCTGCGCGAGGCGGCCGCCATCCTGCGGGACCTGGGCACGCCGTTCGTGCTGAACCAGCCGAGTTACTCGATGTTCAACCGCTGGCTGGAACCCGACGGCCTGATCGGCGCGCTCGACGACGAGGGCGTGGGCGCGGTCGTGTTCAGTCCGCTGGCGCAGGGCCTGCTGAGCACCCGTTACCTGAATGGCATTCCCGGCGATTCCCGCGCGGCGAGCGCCACCGGGTTCCTGAAGGCGGACGCCGTGACCCCGGAGCGGATCGCGCAGGTCCGTGCGCTGAACGACGTGGCCGCCGCGCGCGGGCAGACGCTGGTGCAGCTGGCGCTGGCGTGGGTGCTGCGCTGGCCGCAGGTGACGAGCGCCCTGATCGGCGCGAGCCGCCCCGAGCAGATCACCGACGCGGCCGGAGCCCTGAACGCCCCGCCCCTGACCGAGGCGGAACTGGAGGCCATCGAGGCGATCCTGAGCGGGGCGCCCGCGTGA
- a CDS encoding type I phosphomannose isomerase catalytic subunit, with translation MTHPTSADLPAFLPLTPRYQARVWGGDRLAPPAPDGTPIGEAWIADGQSVVSGGPLAGRTVAAVMQAHPAALLGAGQDARDGFPLLIKLLDCRDWLSVQVHPDDAQAREMVGPGERGKTEAWHFLHVEPGAELLAGVQPGTTPQALADAIRGGGILNLSQRHRPQEGDTLFIPAGTLHALGPGLLLYEVQQASDTTYRVFDWDRPASAGRALHLEESVAVTDPARQGELRTAAQTGGLGELVRCGPFTLNGVAGGIEQNTGGRFALVTVVSGTLTLRAGNETLTLDTHQTALIPAATGPYRLDGHGRALVAQPGVGPAESGGSDPSRG, from the coding sequence ATGACCCACCCGACCAGCGCCGACCTGCCCGCCTTCCTGCCGCTCACGCCCCGCTACCAGGCGCGGGTGTGGGGCGGTGACCGCCTCGCCCCGCCCGCCCCGGACGGCACGCCCATCGGGGAGGCCTGGATTGCCGACGGGCAGAGCGTCGTGAGCGGCGGCCCGCTGGCCGGGCGGACCGTCGCGGCCGTCATGCAGGCGCACCCGGCCGCGCTGCTGGGCGCCGGGCAGGACGCACGGGACGGCTTCCCGCTGCTGATCAAGCTGCTCGACTGCCGCGACTGGCTGAGCGTGCAGGTCCACCCGGACGACGCGCAGGCCCGCGAGATGGTCGGCCCCGGCGAGCGCGGCAAGACCGAGGCGTGGCACTTCCTGCACGTGGAACCCGGCGCGGAACTGCTGGCCGGCGTGCAGCCCGGCACGACCCCGCAGGCCCTGGCGGACGCCATCCGGGGGGGCGGCATCCTGAACCTCAGTCAGCGGCACCGGCCGCAGGAGGGAGACACGCTGTTCATCCCGGCCGGCACCCTGCACGCCCTGGGGCCGGGGCTGCTGCTGTACGAGGTGCAGCAGGCGAGCGACACCACGTACCGCGTGTTCGACTGGGACCGCCCCGCCAGCGCCGGACGCGCCCTGCACCTAGAGGAGAGCGTCGCCGTGACCGACCCGGCCCGGCAGGGAGAGCTGCGCACGGCCGCGCAGACCGGCGGGCTGGGGGAACTGGTCCGCTGCGGGCCGTTCACGCTGAACGGCGTCGCGGGCGGAATCGAGCAGAACACCGGGGGCCGCTTCGCGCTGGTGACGGTCGTGAGCGGCACGCTGACCCTGCGCGCCGGCAACGAGACCCTGACCCTGGACACGCACCAGACCGCGCTGATTCCCGCCGCGACCGGCCCGTACCGCCTCGACGGGCACGGACGGGCGCTCGTCGCGCAGCCGGGCGTGGGGCCAGCGGAGAGCGGGGGCAGCGATCCCTCACGGGGCTGA
- a CDS encoding molybdopterin-dependent oxidoreductase gives MTPDPTHPHASPPAPDGIHYRACNLCEAICGLKITVQGGRVTDVRGDPDDPLSRGHICPKGAALPDLHADPDRLKTPMRRVGDHWEPMEWDAALDHVAAQLRAVREQHGADAVATFQGNPSVHNSGTLLSAGAFLKALGSRSRYTATSIDQLPHHFAGAEMFGHPLLLPIPDVDRTDFFLMMGANPLASNGSIMTAPGIRDRLKAIRARGGRVVLLDPRRTESAEYATDFHHIRPGTDALFLLALLNEVFASSLQRTAHLGGVMTGLDSLKAAAAPFTPEAVEARTGVSAGVTRELARAFAAAPRAAAYGRIGLSIQEFGGLCQWLVNALNAVTGHLDAVGGAMFPAPAFDLLAGAKAGATHHGRHHTRVRGLPEFDGELPNVALAEEILTPGDGQIRALITVAGNPVLSVPDGQALDRALGSLDFMVSIDPYLNETTRHAHVILPPAFGLEVPHYDVIFHHFAVRNTARYSQPVFPIRPDQRFDFQIFDGLVQRLTGRALATPEQRLSAGLTHGRSGLTLDDLKANPHGVDLGPLQPCLPGRLLTATGELHLAPAPMLADLPRLRATLDQPPEPLVLIGRRQLRSNNSWMHNTPRLMRGPDRCTVQLNPADAQGLEHGQTVLIRSRVGEITAPLEITDTVMPGVACLPHGFGHARGGTRLSTAARHAGASLNDLTDPTRIDALTGNAAVNGTPITVHAAEQVGESAAD, from the coding sequence ATGACACCCGATCCCACCCACCCGCACGCCAGCCCCCCCGCCCCCGACGGCATTCACTACCGCGCCTGCAACCTGTGCGAGGCCATCTGCGGCCTGAAGATCACCGTGCAGGGCGGCCGCGTCACCGACGTGCGCGGCGACCCCGACGACCCCCTCAGCCGCGGCCACATCTGCCCCAAGGGCGCGGCGTTGCCGGACCTGCACGCCGACCCCGACCGCCTGAAAACCCCCATGCGCCGCGTCGGTGACCACTGGGAACCCATGGAATGGGACGCGGCCCTCGACCACGTCGCCGCGCAACTCCGGGCCGTGCGGGAGCAGCACGGCGCGGACGCCGTCGCCACCTTCCAGGGCAACCCCAGCGTGCACAACAGCGGCACCCTGCTGTCCGCCGGGGCGTTCCTGAAAGCCCTGGGCAGCCGCAGCCGCTACACCGCCACCAGCATCGACCAGCTGCCGCACCACTTCGCGGGCGCCGAGATGTTCGGGCATCCGCTCCTGCTGCCCATACCGGACGTGGACCGCACCGACTTCTTCCTGATGATGGGCGCCAACCCGCTCGCCAGCAACGGCAGCATCATGACCGCGCCCGGCATCCGCGACCGCCTGAAAGCCATCCGCGCACGCGGCGGGCGCGTCGTGCTGCTCGACCCGCGCCGCACCGAGAGCGCCGAGTACGCCACGGACTTCCACCACATCCGCCCCGGCACCGACGCCCTGTTCCTGCTGGCCCTGCTGAACGAGGTCTTCGCCAGCAGCCTGCAGCGCACCGCGCACCTGGGCGGCGTCATGACCGGCCTGGATTCCCTGAAGGCCGCCGCCGCTCCCTTCACGCCGGAAGCGGTGGAGGCCCGCACGGGCGTCAGTGCCGGCGTGACCCGCGAACTCGCCCGCGCCTTCGCTGCTGCGCCCCGCGCCGCCGCGTACGGCCGCATCGGCCTGAGCATCCAGGAATTCGGCGGGCTGTGCCAGTGGCTCGTGAACGCCCTGAACGCCGTCACCGGCCACCTGGATGCGGTGGGCGGCGCGATGTTCCCCGCCCCCGCCTTCGACCTGCTCGCCGGCGCGAAAGCCGGCGCCACCCACCACGGCCGCCACCACACCCGCGTGCGCGGCCTGCCGGAATTCGACGGTGAACTCCCGAACGTCGCCCTGGCCGAAGAAATCCTGACGCCCGGCGACGGCCAGATCCGCGCGCTGATCACGGTCGCCGGGAACCCCGTCCTGTCCGTCCCGGACGGCCAGGCCCTGGACCGCGCCCTCGGGAGCCTGGACTTCATGGTCAGCATCGACCCGTACCTGAACGAGACCACCCGCCACGCCCACGTGATCCTGCCGCCCGCCTTCGGCCTGGAAGTCCCGCACTACGACGTGATCTTCCACCACTTCGCCGTGCGCAACACCGCCCGCTACTCCCAGCCGGTCTTCCCCATCCGCCCCGACCAGCGCTTCGACTTCCAGATCTTCGACGGCCTCGTGCAGCGCCTGACCGGCCGGGCCCTCGCCACGCCCGAACAGCGCCTGAGTGCCGGCCTGACCCATGGCCGCAGCGGCCTGACCCTGGACGACCTGAAAGCCAACCCGCACGGCGTGGACCTCGGCCCGCTGCAACCCTGCCTGCCCGGCCGCCTGCTGACCGCCACCGGCGAACTGCACCTCGCGCCCGCCCCCATGCTCGCCGACCTGCCCCGCCTGCGCGCCACGCTCGACCAGCCCCCGGAACCGCTGGTCCTGATCGGCCGCCGGCAACTGCGCAGCAACAACTCCTGGATGCACAACACGCCCCGCCTGATGCGCGGCCCCGACCGCTGCACCGTGCAACTCAACCCCGCCGACGCCCAGGGCCTCGAACACGGCCAGACCGTCCTGATCCGCTCCCGCGTCGGCGAGATCACCGCGCCGCTGGAAATCACGGACACCGTCATGCCCGGCGTCGCCTGCCTCCCGCACGGCTTCGGCCACGCCCGCGGCGGCACCCGCCTGAGCACCGCCGCCCGGCACGCCGGAGCCAGCCTGAACGACCTGACCGACCCCACGCGCATCGATGCCCTGACCGGCAACGCCGCCGTGAACGGCACCCCCATCACCGTCCACGCTGCCGAGCAGGTGGGGGAGAGCGCCGCCGACTGA